A DNA window from Actinomadura coerulea contains the following coding sequences:
- a CDS encoding DUF397 domain-containing protein, producing the protein MITWRKSSYTGGGNDEACVELAELGGRVWVRDSKDPDGGRLAFGREAFAELLTRAKRNGLDLHR; encoded by the coding sequence GTGATCACTTGGCGAAAGAGCTCCTATACCGGCGGCGGCAACGACGAGGCCTGCGTGGAGTTGGCGGAGCTGGGCGGCCGGGTGTGGGTGCGGGACTCCAAGGATCCGGATGGGGGCCGCCTGGCGTTCGGGCGTGAGGCGTTCGCCGAGTTGCTGACCCGCGCGAAGCGCAACGGCCTCGACCTCCACCGCTGA